From one Variovorax sp. PBL-H6 genomic stretch:
- a CDS encoding phosphoribulokinase, protein MSAKHPIVAITGSSGAGTTSVTRTFENIFRRESIQAAIVEGDSFHRYDRNTMKVAMAEAEAAGNRNFSHFGEDANLFAELEALFRDYGEAGVGRSRKYLHDAQEAAPCEQEPGTFTPWETLPSSELLFYEGLHGGVTTGKVDIARHVDLLIGVVPVINLEWIQKLQRDKSTRGYSTEAVTDVILRRMHEYVHYICPQFTRTHMNFQRVPVVDTSDPFIARTIPSPDESLVVIRFANPAGFDFPYLLSMLHDSFMSRANTLVVPGGKMELAMQLIFTPMILRLVERRKKAYAI, encoded by the coding sequence ATGTCAGCCAAACATCCCATCGTTGCGATCACCGGCTCCTCCGGCGCCGGCACCACCTCCGTCACGCGAACCTTCGAGAACATCTTCCGCCGTGAAAGCATCCAGGCAGCCATCGTCGAGGGCGACAGCTTCCACCGCTACGACCGGAACACGATGAAGGTGGCGATGGCGGAGGCAGAGGCGGCCGGCAACCGGAACTTCAGCCATTTCGGGGAAGACGCGAACCTGTTCGCCGAACTCGAAGCACTGTTTCGCGACTACGGCGAGGCGGGCGTCGGCCGCAGCCGGAAGTACCTGCACGACGCTCAGGAGGCGGCGCCCTGCGAGCAGGAGCCCGGGACCTTCACGCCGTGGGAAACGCTGCCGTCGAGCGAACTGCTGTTCTACGAAGGCCTCCACGGCGGCGTGACCACCGGGAAGGTCGACATCGCGCGCCATGTCGACCTGCTGATCGGCGTGGTGCCGGTGATCAACCTCGAATGGATCCAGAAGCTGCAGCGCGACAAGAGCACTCGTGGGTACTCGACCGAGGCCGTGACCGACGTGATCCTGCGGCGCATGCATGAGTACGTGCACTACATCTGCCCTCAGTTCACGCGCACCCACATGAATTTCCAGCGGGTGCCGGTGGTCGACACCTCCGATCCGTTCATCGCGCGGACCATCCCGAGCCCTGACGAGAGCCTGGTGGTGATCCGCTTCGCCAACCCGGCGGGCTTCGACTTTCCCTATCTCCTGAGCATGCTGCACGACTCCTTCATGTCGCGCGCCAACACGCTGGTGGTGCCGGGCGGAAAGATGGAGCTCGCGATGCAGCTGATCTTCACGCCGATGATCCTGCGCCTGGTGGAGCGGCGGAAGAAGGCGTATGCCATTTAG
- a CDS encoding class 1 fructose-bisphosphatase gives MPIAGKATLTQYIIEERRRHPAATGALNAVITDVSLACKAISRKVALGALGDILGSASSRNVQGEEQKTLDILSNDMFLRANEWGGHVAGMVSEEMEAPYLPPQQQPRGKYLLLFDPLDGSSNTDVNVAVGSIFSILRAPTPQRDARPEDFLQPGTEQVGAGYAIYGPSTMLVLTLGNGTHAFTLDPQLGEWVLSHPNLRIPARTREFAINASNSRFWEPAVKRYVDECLAGGEGPRGIDFNMRWIASLVAETHRILMRGGVFMYPRDSKESGRAGRLRLLYEANPISFLIEQAGGMASTGRRRLMTVEPESIHQRIGLVFGSSEEVARVEAYHAEAPQDTYRAPLFGKRGLFATAG, from the coding sequence ATGCCAATCGCAGGCAAGGCCACGCTGACCCAGTACATCATCGAGGAACGCCGCCGCCATCCGGCTGCCACGGGCGCACTCAACGCCGTCATTACCGATGTGTCGCTTGCGTGCAAGGCGATCTCGCGAAAGGTGGCATTGGGTGCGCTCGGGGACATCCTCGGCAGCGCCAGCAGCCGGAACGTGCAGGGCGAGGAGCAGAAGACGCTCGACATCCTGAGCAACGACATGTTCCTGCGCGCGAACGAGTGGGGCGGCCACGTGGCGGGCATGGTGTCGGAGGAAATGGAGGCGCCCTACCTGCCGCCGCAGCAGCAGCCGCGGGGCAAGTACCTGCTGCTGTTCGATCCGCTGGATGGCTCGTCCAACACGGACGTCAACGTGGCGGTGGGCAGCATCTTCTCGATCCTGCGCGCGCCCACGCCGCAGCGGGACGCCAGGCCGGAGGACTTCCTGCAGCCTGGCACGGAGCAGGTCGGTGCCGGCTACGCGATCTACGGGCCCTCGACCATGCTGGTGCTGACCCTCGGCAACGGCACGCACGCGTTCACGCTCGATCCGCAACTGGGCGAATGGGTGCTGAGCCATCCGAACCTGCGCATTCCCGCGCGGACCCGCGAGTTCGCCATCAACGCGTCGAACAGCCGCTTCTGGGAACCGGCGGTGAAGCGCTATGTCGATGAATGCCTGGCCGGCGGCGAAGGCCCGCGGGGCATCGACTTCAACATGCGCTGGATCGCCTCGCTCGTGGCAGAGACGCACCGCATCCTGATGCGTGGCGGCGTGTTCATGTATCCGCGAGACAGCAAGGAGTCGGGCCGTGCGGGGCGCCTGCGCCTGCTCTACGAGGCCAATCCGATCTCCTTCCTGATCGAGCAGGCCGGTGGCATGGCGAGCACCGGCCGCCGCCGCCTGATGACGGTCGAGCCCGAATCGATCCACCAGCGCATCGGGCTGGTGTTCGGATCGTCGGAAGAGGTCGCGCGCGTGGAGGCCTACCACGCCGAGGCGCCGCAGGACACCTACCGCGCGCCATTGTTCGGCAAGCGCGGCCTGTTCGCGACCGCGGGCTGA
- a CDS encoding HAD family hydrolase: MKDLRAIEAIAFDLDGTLVDSAPDIRHALNAALEAAGLAHFDLDTVRAWIGDGPDALIAQALCRHEIDPDEAMHAQLRKTFDAYTLAAPLQSGGVFHGIAELVAGLARRLPMVVVTNKPTALARAVLRAAGLLPCLSGVHGADAADQRKPAPFLLLAAAQRLGVAPERLLMVGDAPPDLLAAQAAGCPAALVAWGYGGHAIAKALPPRAWRVETPQQLLLAALGSRGVRGVRSEATNH, encoded by the coding sequence ATGAAGGATTTGCGGGCCATCGAAGCCATTGCCTTCGACCTCGACGGCACGCTGGTCGACAGCGCCCCTGACATCCGGCATGCCTTGAATGCCGCGCTCGAAGCGGCGGGCCTTGCGCATTTCGACCTGGACACCGTGCGCGCATGGATCGGCGACGGCCCTGACGCGCTGATCGCGCAAGCGCTGTGCCGGCATGAAATCGACCCCGACGAAGCGATGCACGCGCAGCTGCGCAAGACCTTCGATGCGTACACGCTGGCTGCGCCTCTGCAATCCGGCGGCGTCTTCCACGGCATCGCCGAACTCGTCGCCGGACTGGCCCGGAGGCTGCCGATGGTGGTGGTCACCAACAAGCCGACAGCCCTGGCACGCGCCGTGCTGCGTGCGGCCGGGTTGCTGCCCTGCCTGAGCGGAGTTCATGGCGCCGATGCAGCCGACCAGCGCAAGCCCGCACCCTTTCTGCTGCTGGCCGCCGCGCAGCGGCTGGGCGTGGCGCCTGAGCGCTTGCTGATGGTCGGCGACGCGCCGCCCGACCTGCTCGCCGCGCAGGCCGCCGGATGCCCGGCCGCACTGGTCGCATGGGGCTATGGCGGGCATGCCATCGCGAAGGCACTGCCGCCGCGAGCATGGCGCGTCGAGACGCCGCAACAACTGCTGCTCGCGGCGCTGGGATCGCGCGGCGTGCGCGGCGTGCGCAGCGAGGCAACGAATCATTAG
- the rpe gene encoding ribulose-phosphate 3-epimerase — protein MQEKTIRIAPSLLSADFARLGEEVSAVIEAGADLIHFDVMDNHYVPNLTIGPLVCQAIRPYATVPIDVHLMVKPVDALVPMFAEAGASIISFHPEASEHVDRTLRLIRASGCKAGLVLNPATPLQVLDHVLEQLDLVLLMSVNPGFGGQSFIESVLPKIEAARRRIDASGRDIWLEVDGGVKADNAERIGAAGADTLVAGSAVFAGGRYREAIQAIRTRALAGSAA, from the coding sequence ATGCAGGAGAAGACCATCCGGATCGCACCGAGCCTGCTCTCTGCCGACTTCGCGCGCCTGGGCGAGGAGGTGAGCGCGGTCATCGAGGCCGGTGCCGACCTGATCCATTTCGACGTGATGGACAACCACTATGTCCCGAATCTGACAATCGGTCCGCTGGTCTGCCAGGCCATCAGGCCCTACGCCACGGTGCCGATCGACGTGCACCTGATGGTGAAGCCGGTCGACGCGCTGGTCCCGATGTTCGCCGAGGCCGGCGCCTCGATCATCTCGTTCCATCCCGAGGCGAGCGAACACGTGGACCGGACCCTCCGTCTGATCCGGGCCAGCGGCTGCAAGGCCGGGCTCGTTCTGAACCCGGCCACGCCGCTGCAGGTGCTCGACCATGTGCTGGAGCAGCTCGACCTGGTGCTGCTGATGTCGGTCAACCCCGGTTTCGGCGGGCAGAGCTTCATCGAGAGCGTGCTGCCGAAGATCGAGGCAGCACGCCGGCGCATCGACGCCAGCGGGCGCGACATCTGGCTCGAGGTCGACGGCGGCGTGAAGGCCGACAACGCCGAGCGCATCGGCGCGGCCGGGGCCGATACGCTGGTGGCGGGCTCGGCGGTGTTCGCCGGCGGGCGCTATCGCGAGGCGATCCAGGCCATCCGGACGCGGGCGCTGGCTGGGAGCGCGGCATGA
- a CDS encoding HAD-IA family hydrolase gives MSIEAIVFDVDGTLADTEEVHRRAFNLAFGELGLDWRWERAEYRSLLAVTGGKERLRAYIDGLALCASEKKRLREQVPELHAAKTRHYTGIALQGGLALRPGVARLLEEAIGAGLRLAIASTTTAVNIDALLLATLGPCGLSMFDVIACGDQVRAKKPAPDIYRLALDTMGVAPERAIAVEDSANGLRSALAAGLWTLVTPTFWTEGGDFSGAGLVLPSLGDREQPLDGEPGERLQSAAWLGVDELTHLATAVPPVNAVQALYRGE, from the coding sequence ATGAGCATCGAGGCGATCGTGTTCGACGTCGACGGCACCCTGGCCGACACCGAGGAGGTGCATCGCCGCGCCTTCAACCTGGCCTTCGGGGAGCTCGGGCTGGACTGGCGGTGGGAACGCGCCGAATACAGGAGCCTCCTCGCGGTCACGGGCGGCAAGGAGCGGCTGAGGGCCTACATCGATGGCCTGGCCCTGTGCGCCTCCGAGAAGAAGCGCCTGCGCGAGCAGGTGCCCGAGCTCCATGCCGCCAAGACGCGCCACTACACCGGCATCGCGCTGCAGGGTGGCCTCGCGCTGCGTCCCGGCGTGGCACGCCTGCTCGAAGAGGCGATCGGCGCCGGGCTGCGCCTGGCGATCGCCAGCACCACGACCGCGGTGAACATCGACGCCTTGCTGCTGGCCACGCTGGGTCCGTGCGGCCTGTCGATGTTCGACGTGATCGCCTGCGGCGACCAGGTCCGCGCGAAGAAGCCCGCACCCGACATCTACCGGCTGGCGCTCGACACGATGGGCGTGGCGCCGGAGCGGGCGATCGCCGTCGAGGACTCGGCCAACGGACTGCGCTCGGCGCTCGCTGCCGGGCTGTGGACGCTGGTCACGCCGACGTTCTGGACCGAGGGCGGGGACTTCAGCGGTGCGGGCCTGGTCCTGCCGAGCCTGGGCGACAGGGAGCAGCCGCTCGATGGCGAACCCGGCGAGCGACTCCAGTCGGCCGCCTGGCTCGGCGTCGACGAACTCACGCATCTCGCGACCGCGGTGCCGCCCGTGAATGCCGTGCAGGCACTCTACCGAGGGGAATGA
- the cbbX gene encoding CbbX protein — MDAAQTPDTATAPRQLFEASGVKTLLDQLDAELVGLAPVKGRIRDIAALLLIDKLRQAQGLQSQPPSLHMSFTGNPGTGKTTVAMRMAEVLRQLGYVRKGHLVAVTRDDLVGQFIGHTAPKTREVIKKAMGGVLFIDEAYYLYRPENERDYGQESIEILLQVMENQRDDLVVILAGYKDRMETFFGSNPGMASRIAHHIDFPDYSEAELMQIAQLMLQRLNYSFDDGAVSSFARYVSLRRGQPHFANARSVRNALDRIRLRHATRLFGSEEALTREQLCTLQAQDILASRVFDARPGATTAEVEVLR, encoded by the coding sequence ATGGACGCCGCCCAGACCCCAGACACCGCCACCGCGCCGAGGCAGCTCTTCGAGGCCTCGGGCGTCAAGACGCTGCTCGACCAGCTCGATGCCGAGCTGGTCGGCCTGGCGCCGGTGAAAGGCCGCATTCGCGACATCGCCGCGCTGCTCCTGATCGACAAGCTGCGCCAGGCGCAGGGGCTGCAATCGCAGCCGCCTTCGCTGCACATGTCCTTCACCGGCAATCCGGGCACTGGCAAGACGACGGTGGCGATGCGCATGGCCGAGGTGCTCAGGCAGCTGGGCTACGTTCGCAAGGGGCACCTGGTGGCGGTGACGCGCGACGACCTGGTCGGCCAGTTCATCGGCCACACGGCGCCCAAGACCCGCGAAGTGATCAAGAAGGCCATGGGCGGCGTGCTGTTCATCGACGAGGCCTACTACCTCTACCGGCCGGAGAACGAGCGTGACTACGGACAGGAGTCGATCGAGATCCTGCTGCAGGTGATGGAGAACCAGCGCGACGACCTGGTCGTGATCCTCGCGGGCTACAAGGACCGCATGGAGACCTTCTTCGGCAGCAATCCGGGAATGGCCTCGCGCATTGCGCACCACATCGACTTCCCGGACTACAGCGAGGCCGAGCTGATGCAGATCGCGCAGCTGATGCTGCAGCGGCTGAACTACAGCTTCGACGATGGCGCGGTGTCGAGCTTCGCGCGCTATGTGAGCCTGCGCCGGGGGCAGCCGCATTTCGCCAACGCGCGATCGGTGCGCAATGCGCTGGACCGCATCCGGCTGCGCCACGCCACGCGGCTGTTCGGCAGCGAAGAGGCCCTGACGCGCGAGCAGCTCTGCACGCTGCAGGCGCAGGACATCCTGGCGAGCCGCGTGTTCGATGCGCGTCCCGGCGCGACGACAGCAGAAGTCGAGGTACTCCGATGA
- a CDS encoding ribulose bisphosphate carboxylase small subunit, which yields MRITQGTFSFLPDLSDEQIKRQVEYCLDKGWAIGIEYTDDPHPRNTFWEMFGNPMFDIQDAAGVMLELAACRKTFGLQYIRVTAFDSTHGTESVVMSFIVNRPGNEPGFRLIRTEEPGRTIRYSIESYAVQARPEGARY from the coding sequence ATGCGAATCACGCAAGGCACCTTTTCGTTCCTGCCCGACCTGAGCGACGAGCAGATCAAGCGCCAGGTCGAGTACTGCCTCGACAAGGGCTGGGCGATCGGCATCGAGTACACCGACGACCCGCACCCGCGCAACACCTTCTGGGAGATGTTCGGCAATCCGATGTTCGACATCCAGGACGCGGCCGGCGTCATGCTCGAGCTCGCGGCCTGCCGCAAGACCTTCGGGCTGCAGTACATCCGGGTGACGGCCTTCGACTCGACCCACGGGACCGAGTCGGTGGTGATGTCCTTCATCGTCAACCGGCCGGGCAACGAGCCGGGCTTCCGCCTGATCCGCACCGAGGAGCCGGGCCGCACCATCCGCTACAGCATCGAGAGCTACGCCGTCCAGGCGCGGCCCGAAGGCGCGCGGTACTGA
- a CDS encoding form I ribulose bisphosphate carboxylase large subunit yields the protein MGNMNEAIQITDAKKRYSAGVLKYAQMGYWDGDYQPRDTDILALFRITPQEGVDAVEAAAAVAGESSTATWTVVWTDRLTACDMYRAKAYKVEPVPNNPGQYFCYVAYDLSLFEEGSITNVTASIIGNVFSFKPLKAARLEDMKFPVAYIKTFSGPPTGIVVERERLDKFGRPLLGATTKPKLGLSGRNYGRVVYEGLRGGLDFMKDDENINSQPFMHWRDRFLFVMDAVNKASAATGEVKGSYLNVTAGTMEEMYRRAQFAKELGSVIVMVDLVIGYTAIQSMSHWCRQNDMILHLHRAGHGTYTRQKNHGVSFRVIAKWMRMAGVDHIHAGTAVGKLEGDPMTVQGYYNVCRDTHTQVDLPRGIYFDQDWGALRKVMPVASGGIHAGQMHQLLDLFGDDVVLQFGGGTIGHPQGIQAGATANRVALEAMVLARNEGRDIANEGPQILRDAARWCTPLAAALDTWGEITFNYASTDTSDYVPTPSVA from the coding sequence ATGGGCAACATGAACGAAGCGATCCAGATCACCGACGCCAAGAAGCGCTACTCGGCCGGCGTGCTGAAGTATGCGCAGATGGGCTACTGGGACGGCGACTACCAGCCCAGGGACACCGACATCCTCGCGCTGTTCCGCATCACGCCGCAGGAAGGTGTGGATGCCGTCGAGGCCGCGGCGGCAGTGGCAGGCGAATCGTCGACCGCGACCTGGACGGTGGTGTGGACCGACCGGCTCACCGCCTGCGACATGTACCGCGCCAAGGCCTACAAGGTCGAGCCGGTGCCGAACAACCCGGGCCAGTACTTCTGCTACGTGGCCTACGACCTGTCGCTGTTCGAGGAGGGCTCGATCACCAACGTGACGGCCTCCATCATCGGCAACGTCTTCAGCTTCAAGCCGCTGAAGGCCGCCCGGCTGGAAGACATGAAGTTTCCGGTGGCCTACATCAAGACCTTCTCCGGCCCCCCCACCGGCATCGTGGTGGAGCGCGAGCGGCTCGACAAGTTCGGCCGGCCGCTGCTGGGCGCGACGACCAAGCCGAAGCTGGGCCTGTCCGGGCGCAACTACGGGCGGGTGGTGTACGAGGGACTGCGCGGCGGGCTGGACTTCATGAAGGACGACGAGAACATCAACTCGCAGCCTTTCATGCACTGGCGCGATCGCTTCCTGTTCGTGATGGATGCGGTGAACAAGGCGAGCGCGGCCACCGGCGAGGTCAAGGGCAGCTACCTGAACGTCACGGCCGGCACGATGGAAGAGATGTACCGCCGTGCGCAGTTCGCCAAGGAGCTCGGCTCCGTGATCGTGATGGTGGACCTGGTGATCGGCTACACCGCCATCCAGTCGATGAGCCACTGGTGCCGCCAGAACGACATGATCCTGCACCTGCACCGTGCCGGCCACGGCACCTACACGCGGCAGAAGAACCATGGCGTGAGCTTCCGCGTCATTGCCAAGTGGATGCGCATGGCGGGGGTGGACCACATCCATGCGGGCACGGCCGTCGGCAAGCTCGAGGGCGACCCGATGACGGTGCAGGGCTACTACAACGTCTGCCGCGACACGCACACCCAGGTGGACCTGCCGCGGGGCATCTACTTCGACCAGGACTGGGGCGCGCTGCGCAAGGTGATGCCGGTGGCCTCGGGCGGCATCCACGCGGGCCAGATGCACCAGCTGCTGGACCTCTTCGGCGACGACGTGGTGCTGCAGTTCGGCGGCGGCACCATCGGGCATCCGCAAGGCATCCAGGCCGGGGCGACCGCGAACCGCGTGGCGCTCGAAGCCATGGTGCTGGCCCGCAACGAGGGCCGCGACATCGCCAACGAGGGGCCGCAGATCCTGCGCGACGCGGCCCGGTGGTGCACCCCATTGGCAGCCGCGCTCGACACCTGGGGCGAGATCACCTTCAACTACGCGTCGACAGACACGTCCGACTACGTGCCGACGCCGTCGGTGGCCTGA